GCGTACTGGCCCAGCGTCTGCAAGGTAGCCTGGCCGATGCCGCGCTTGGGCGTGGTGGCGGCGCGGATGAACGCGGGGTCATCCTCGTCGTTGGCCAGCAGCCGCAGATAGGCCAGGATGTCGCGCACCTCGGCCTTGTCGAAAAAGCTCTGCCCGCCCGAGATCGTGTACGGGATCTTCAGGTTGCGCAGCGCCTGTTCCAGGATGCGCGCCTGGTGATTGCCGCGATACAGGATGGCGAAGTCCTTCCACTGCGCCTGGCGCTCGAAGCGCGCGGCCGAGACCTTCATGGCGATGGACTCGGCCTCGTGTTCCTCGCCGTCCATCGGCGACACCAGGATCGGTTCGCCCACGCCCAGGTCCGACCACAGCTTCTTGTCGAACAGCTTGGGGTTTTTCTCGATCACCTGGTTGGCCGCGGCCAGGATGCGCTGCACCGAGCGGTAGTTCTGCTCCAGCTTGATGAGCTTGAGGTTCGGGTAGTCGGTGGTGAGCTTGGCCAGGTTCTCGATGGTCGCGCCGCGCCAGGCGTAGATGGCCTGGTCGTCGTCGCCCACCGCCGTGAACATGGCGCGCGGGCCGGTCAGCAGCTGCACCAGGCGGTACTGGCAGACGTTGGTGTCCTGGTATTCGTCGACCAGCAGGTAGCGCACGCGGTTCTGCCAGCGGGTGCGCACCTCTTCGTTGTTGGCCAGCAGCAGCGCCGGGATGCGGATCAGGTCGTCGAAGTCCACCGCCTGGTAGGCGGCCAGCGTGGCGGCGTAGCTGCGGTAGACGTTGGCGGCCTCGACGTCGCCCGGCGTGATGGCCTCGCGCGCGGCGTCGTCGGGTTCCATCAGCGCGTTCTTCCACAGCGAGATGATGCCCTGCACGTGGCGCAGGCGGCCCTTGTCGGTGGTGGCCAGCAGTTCCTGGATGATCGCCATGGCGTCATCGGCGTCGAGGATCGAGAAGGTCGGCTTCAAGCCGGCATTGCGCGCCTCTTCGCGCAGCAGCTTCACGCCCAGCGAGTGGAAGGTGCTGATGGTCAGGCCCTTGCCCAGCTTGCGGTCCACCAGCGTCTTGACGCGCTCGTCCATCTCGCGCGCGGCCTTGTTGGTAAAGGTCAGCGCCACCACGTTGCGGCCCATGTAGCCGCACTCGCGCAGCAGGTACGCGATCTTCTGCGTGATGACGCGCGTCTTGCCGCTGCCGGCGCCGGCCAGCACCAGGCAGGGGCCGTCCAGGTACAGCACCGCCTCTTTCTGCGCGGGATTCAGGCCGTGGCCGATGGGTTCGTGTGCGGACATGGGATTCGGGAAAAGGGGAACGACATAGAGTAATCGGACGGGCGCGCGGCGCGTGTCAGATTTCCAGCGGGTCGACCTCCAGCTGCCAGCGCACCCGGGCCTCGTTGGCCAGGTACGGCAGGTGGTGCGACCACGACGCCAGGAAGGCCTGCAGCGCCGGACGGCTGGCGCTTTCGACCAGCAGCTGGGCGCGCTCGACGTTGGCCACCCGCACCACGCGCAGCGGCACCGGGTCGTACAGCATGACCGCGTCCAGCCCCGGGAAGTCGGCGGCCCACTCGCCTTCGGGCAGGGCGCGCGCCTGTTGCAGGAAGGCCTGCGCCACCGCCAGCTCGCGCGCCTCGGCCGTCAGCAGCGCCTGGTAGGCGAACGGCGGCAGGCCGGTGCTTTCGCGTTCCTGCAGGGCGTGGCGCGCGAAGCCCGCGTAGTCGTGGCGCAGCAGCGCCTGGTACACGGGCTGTTCGGGATAGCCGGTCTGGATGATGACCTGGCCGTTTCCCTGGTGGCGCCCGGCGCGGCCGGCCACCTGCATCAGCTGGGCGAACAGCCGTTCGGGCGCGCGGAAGTCGTGCGCGAACAAGGCGGAATCGGGGTTGAGCACGCCCACCAGCCCGAGCCGGGCGAAGTCATGGCCCTTGGACACCATCTGCGTGCCGACCAGGATGTCGACCTCGCCCGCGTGCACCGACGCAAACAGCGCCTCGGCGCTGCCCTTCTTGCGGGTGCTGTCGGCGTCGATGCGCAGGATGCGCGCCTCGGGAAACAGTTCGGCCAGGTGTTCCTCGACCCGCTGCGTGCCGCGCCCCATCGGCGCCAGGTCCTGGTCGCCGCATTCGGGGCAGGCGTGCGGCACCGGCGCCTGGTAGCCGCAGTGGTGGCACTGCAGGCGGTGGCCGCGGCCAGCCGTGCGGTGCAGCACCGTGAAGGCGGTGCAACGCGGACAGTTGCTGACCCAGCCGCAGGACTGGCAGTGCAGCACCGGCGCGAAACCGCGCCGGTTCAGGAAGATCAGCGACTGTTCCTTGCGCGCCAGCCGTTCGGCCAGCGCTTCCAGCAGCTGCGGCGACATGCCGTGCTTCATCGGCAGGCGGCGCGTGTCCACCAGCTTCATGGCCGGCAGCGAGCTGGCGCGCGCGCGCGTCGGCAGCGCCAGCCGCAGGTAGCGGCCGCGCTCGGCGTGCTGCCAGGTCTCCAGCGACGGCGTGGCCGAGCCCAGCACCACCGGGATGTCCAGGTCGTGCGCGCGCCACACCGCCAGGTCGCGCGCGGAATAGCGCAGGCCGTCCTGCTGCTTGTACGAGGCGTCGTGCTCTTCGTCCACCACGATCAGGCCCAGTTCGCCCATGGGCGCGAAAATCGCCATGCGCGTGCCCAGCAGCATGCGCGCCTGGCCGCGCTGCGCGCGCGCCCAGGCCTGCAAC
The window above is part of the Achromobacter deleyi genome. Proteins encoded here:
- a CDS encoding UvrD-helicase domain-containing protein, with the protein product MSAHEPIGHGLNPAQKEAVLYLDGPCLVLAGAGSGKTRVITQKIAYLLRECGYMGRNVVALTFTNKAAREMDERVKTLVDRKLGKGLTISTFHSLGVKLLREEARNAGLKPTFSILDADDAMAIIQELLATTDKGRLRHVQGIISLWKNALMEPDDAAREAITPGDVEAANVYRSYAATLAAYQAVDFDDLIRIPALLLANNEEVRTRWQNRVRYLLVDEYQDTNVCQYRLVQLLTGPRAMFTAVGDDDQAIYAWRGATIENLAKLTTDYPNLKLIKLEQNYRSVQRILAAANQVIEKNPKLFDKKLWSDLGVGEPILVSPMDGEEHEAESIAMKVSAARFERQAQWKDFAILYRGNHQARILEQALRNLKIPYTISGGQSFFDKAEVRDILAYLRLLANDEDDPAFIRAATTPKRGIGQATLQTLGQYAASRELSLLAAVDETGLESLLAPRQLEPLRTFTEFIRRMQWRAGRGAASAKDAAPAEPAGVILDDLVQAIQYERHLFELFEERPAQTRWQNVLELTGWLKRKAEEDNMTLFELVQHVALVTMLERGEEEELDAVKMSTLHASKGLEYPHVYLAGVEEGLLPHLGKDDEDGDPARAAENLATRIQEERRLMYVGITRAQRTLNLSWCKRRRRAREDLVREPSRFIEEMGLDDPTIKEDETTAAMNPKERMAMLKALLKK
- a CDS encoding primosomal protein N', with the translated sequence MSEDFALVESTPAAPAAVCWVRVALDVPLPGPFDYRHHEPVEAGLRVIVPFGRRKLIGVVVDNPAEPSYEPKQIKPIEEVLRDLPPFDEAWLRLARFAAEYYQRPLGEVMLPTLPPPLRKPTAYQGKRSAGGPVARLDGRKRKAVRNPAEADQPPELNDAQREAVDTIAGLAKFKPVLLYGVTGSGKTEVYLRAAEKVLAAGRQVLLLVPEINLTPQLEGALRARLEGLVGTDGLAVLHSGLSDGERLQAWARAQRGQARMLLGTRMAIFAPMGELGLIVVDEEHDASYKQQDGLRYSARDLAVWRAHDLDIPVVLGSATPSLETWQHAERGRYLRLALPTRARASSLPAMKLVDTRRLPMKHGMSPQLLEALAERLARKEQSLIFLNRRGFAPVLHCQSCGWVSNCPRCTAFTVLHRTAGRGHRLQCHHCGYQAPVPHACPECGDQDLAPMGRGTQRVEEHLAELFPEARILRIDADSTRKKGSAEALFASVHAGEVDILVGTQMVSKGHDFARLGLVGVLNPDSALFAHDFRAPERLFAQLMQVAGRAGRHQGNGQVIIQTGYPEQPVYQALLRHDYAGFARHALQERESTGLPPFAYQALLTAEARELAVAQAFLQQARALPEGEWAADFPGLDAVMLYDPVPLRVVRVANVERAQLLVESASRPALQAFLASWSHHLPYLANEARVRWQLEVDPLEI